Proteins from one Mytilus galloprovincialis chromosome 11, xbMytGall1.hap1.1, whole genome shotgun sequence genomic window:
- the LOC143052821 gene encoding uncharacterized protein LOC143052821 encodes MMEIDNQIIQCSVDASCSRHIICTSKSDFTDTDVISKVEKSEGLPVSNNESNIHYVQNGCAGSNILHPHETVIYSQRAPQQANVEKKRQVLLTQHAQRHHGIKNENRSTRRAKFRSYSKYCIREQSFIGWISDCVLPIWMFAKAGFFYKGFGDIVACFECGIIHRRWQKDDDPVKTHIMLQPDCPYIMDLIEEGIQSCEQLQRFGSCSEMLLKDQITLQLCIHLRA; translated from the exons ATGATGGAAATTGATAACCAGATCATCCAGTGTAGTGTTGATGCATCATGTAGTAGGCATATCATATGTACTTCAAAAAGTGATTTTACTGATACAGATGTTATATCAAAAGTTGAGAAGTCGGAAGGTTTACCTGTATCAAATAATGAAAGTAACATACATTATGTTCAAAATGGATGTGCTGGTTCAAACATACTTCATCCACACGAAACAGTGATTTACAGTCAACGTGCACCACAACAAGCAAATGTTGAAAAGAAACGACAAGTCCTGTTAACACAACATGCACAAAGACACCATGgtatcaaaaatgaaaatagaagtACTCGACGTGCTAAGTTTAGATCATACTCAAAATATTGTATTAGGGAACAATCTTTTATTGGTTGGATATCAGATTGTGTTCTCCCTATATGGATGTTTGCTAAGGCAGGTTTCTTTTACAAAG GATTTGGTGACATCGTGGCTTGTTTTGAGTGTGGAATTATACATCGAAGATGGCAAAAGGATGACGATCCTGTCAAAACACATATTATGCTGCAACCAGATTGTCCGTATATAATGGATCTTATAGAAGAAGGCATACAATCATGTGAACAGCTCCAGAGATTTGGAAGCTGTAGTGAG ATGCTTCTGAAAGATCAAATAACGTTGCAACTATGTATTCATCTTCGAGCTTAG